Below is a window of Tsuneonella deserti DNA.
CTGATCGGCCTGAACAACCGTGATCCGCGCTTCTACGATGTCCACCTGCTCGATCTCTCGACCGGGAAACTGACCGAAGTGATGCGCAACGACGGATACGCCAGCTTCTTGGCCGACGACACGCTCGCGCTGCGCATGGCGATTCGTCCCAACGCCGCAGGCGGCATGGACTATTTCGAGATCAGGAATGGCAAGGTCGCCGATAAGCCCATCGCCAGCACGGCGCTCGAGGATTCGCTGACGACCAGCCCGGCCGGATACACCGCCGACGGGAAGACGCTTTACTGGATCGACAGCCGGGGCCGGAATACAGCCGCGCTCATCGCGATCGACACCGAGACGGGCAAGTCGACCGTGCTGGCCGAGAACCCCCGGGCCGACATCGGCGGCGCGCTGTCCAATCCGCTCACCGGCAAGGTCGAGGCCTATTCGGTCGAATACCTCAAGACCGACTGGACCGCGCTCGATCCAAACGTGAAAGCTTCACTCGACTGGCTCGACAGCAAGCTCGAGGGCGAATTCTCCGTCACCAGCCGGACCGATGACGATGCCCGCTGGATCGTCGCCAACGATCCGCTGACTTCTCCTGCGAAGACATGGCTTTTCGACCGTACGGCCAATACTCTGACCGAACTCTACACTGCCCGCCCCGAGCTTGTCGGCGCGCCGCTGCAACCCATGCATCCGCTCGAGATCCCTTCTCGCGACGGCAAGACGCTGGTCAGTTACCTCACCCTGCCGCCCGGAAGCGACGCGAATGCCGACGGCATCCCGGACGCGCCGGTGCCGATGGTGCTGATGGTGCACGGCGGTCCGTGGGGGCGGGACAGCTACGGCTTCAATGCCTATCACCAGTGGCTGGCCAACCGCGGCTATGCCGTGATGAGCGTCAACTTCCGCGGCTCCACCGGGCTCGGCAAGGACTTCATCTCCGCCGGCGATCTTCAATGGGGCCGGGCGATGCAGACCGATCTCGACGATGCGATGGACTGGGCCGTCTCGCGGGGCATCGCGGTCAAGGACAAGGTCGCCATCATGGGCGGCAGCTATGGCGGCTACGCGACGCTGGCGGGCCTGACTTTCACGCCCGAACGATACGCGTGCGGTGTTGACATCGTCGGCCCGTCGAATCTGGAAACGCTCCTCAAAACAATCCCGCCGTACTGGGCGCCGATCATCGCGCAGTTCCACCAACGGATGGGCGATCCTGGGACCGAGGAGGGCCGTGCGATGCTCAAGGAACGCAGCCCCCTCTACAGCGCGGGAAAAATCGTGCGGCCCCTGCTGATCGGCCAGGGCGCCAACGATCCGCGCGTCAATCAGGCCGAAAGCGACCAGATCGTCGCGGCTATGAAAGAAAAGGGCATCCCGGTGACTTACGTCCTGTTCCCCGATGAAGGGCACGGTTTCGCCAAGCCGGCGAACAACATCGCGTTCAACGCAGTGGCCGAGAACTTTCTCGCCACCTGCCTCGGCGGGCGCGCGGAGCCGGTGGGAGACACGCTCGCCAAGTCCACCGCCAAGATCGTCGAGGGCGCCGAGTTCGTGAAGGGCCTGGGCGCGGGCCAGTAGCAATCGGCAACCGGCCGCGCTAATCCCCTGTGCAAGGAACAAGGGAGGGAGCGGGCAGTGAGCGAACGGAAGGCGATCTTCATCACCGGCGGCGGCTCCGGCATCGGCCGGGCGATCGCAGAATATTTTTCCGGGCGCGGGTGGTTCGTTGGCCTGGGGGATATCGACGCCGCCGGAATGAAGGAAACCCAGGCGCGCACCGGCACGGGCATGTCCTATGCCCACAAGTTCGATGTGCGCGACCGGACGGCCTGGGACGAGGCGCTCGATGCCTTTTCCAAGGCTTCGGGCGGGCGCATTGATGTGGTCGCCAACAACGCCGGCATTCCGCTTGGCGGATCGCTGAGCGAGAACAGCGTCGAGGAAATCGAACGCTGCCTCGACATCAACCTCAAGGGCGTCCTGTTCGGCGCCCAGGCGTCATTGCCCCATCTCAAGAAGACCGCTCCGGGATCCTGCCTGCTCAACACCGCGAGCGCGGCGGGGATCTACGGGACTGGCGGCGCGTCGGTCTATTCGGCGACAAAGTTCGGTGTGCGCGGGATTACCGAGGCGCTCGACGCGGAATGGGCCGAATTCGGCATCAAGGTGCGCGACCTGATGCCCGGCTTCATCGACACGCCGCTCCTCGAACACGCGCCCAACCAGGGCAGCAACGAGGCGATCCGCACACGCGTCCAGGCTGCCGGTCTGGAGATCACTCCGCCTCTAGCCGTGGCCCAGGCGGCGTGGGACGCGGTGCATGGCGACAAGTTGCACACCCTTGTCGGCAAGACCGCGCGCCGTCTCGCTTTCGGCGCTCGCTGGATGCCCGGCAAGGTCCGCCAGCAGGCGCGCAGCCAGTCGCGGCCGTTGGGGCAATAGCCCTACAGCAACGCGTCGATCGCTCGCGCCATCGAAGCGTCGCGCTGGCTGAGGCCGCCCGCGTCGTGCGTGGTGAGCGCGATCTCGACCCGGTTGTAGACGTTCGACCACTCGGGATGATGGTCCTGGCTCTCGGCGAGCAGCGCCACGCGGGTCATGAAGGCGAACGCTTCGCTGAAATCGGCAAAGGCGAACGTGCGCTCGATCGCCTTGCCTTCGCGCGCCAAGGTCCATTCCCCGAGATCGGCAAGCGCAGCGTCGCGCTCCGCAGGGGTCAATTCGGCAATGGCCATCGGCTTGGTCCTCCTTGGATATCTGGGCGCCGGATAGCGATGCCGCGCGAGGCAGGCCAGCGCCCGCTCGCTTGGCACGTGGCGGCGCAGTCCCTATTGCCCCACCGATGACGCCGCGCCTCACCGTGCAAGACCTGGCCTGCCGGCGCGGCGACCGGCTGCTGTTCCGGGGTCTGTCGTTTTCGCTGGAACCGGGCGCGGCACTGCACGTGAGAGGCGCCAACGGCACCGGCAAGTCGAGCCTGCTGCGCATCCTGGCCGGTCTGCTGCGCCCTTTCGCGGGAACTGTCGAGGCAAAGGGCCGCATCGCCTTGCTCGGTGGCGAACTCCCACTCGATGAGCACCTGCCGCTGGAAAAGGCGCTCGCGTTCTGGAACGCGATCGACGGCGGCGGCTTCGGCCCTGAGCGGCTGGCGACGCTGGGACTAGAGGGCCTGCGCGACGTGCCGGTCCGCTTTCTCTCGACCGGCCAGCGCAAGCGCGCGGCATACGCGGTGTCGATCCCTGCCGGAACTCCGATCTGGCTGCTCGACGAACCGCTCAACGGCCTCGACGGCCATGCAGCCGGGGTCCTGACGGACGAAATCGAGCGGCACCGCGACGCGGGCGGTATCGTCGTGGCGGCATCGCACCAGCCGCTGCCACTCGGCAAGCTGCATGCGGTCGAACTGGCGGACTACGCCGCATGAGCGTGGCCTACGCCCTGCTCCGACGCGACCTTGCGCTGGCGTTCGGGGGCGGACGCGGGGGGCCGTGGCTGCCGGTGCTGTTCTTCGTCGCAGTCGCGATACTGTTTCCGTTCGCCGTCGGTCCCGATGCCCCGCTACTGGCACGCACGGGCGGAGGAGTGCTGTGGATCGCCGCGCTCCTCGCAGCGATCCTGCCGATCGACCGGCTTGTCGCGCCCGACATTGGCAGCGGCATGTTAGACCAGCTCACCCTGCGAGGGATCGCGGAAGAACTGGTGCTGGCCGTGCGCCTGCTGGCCCACTGGCTCAGCTTCGGCCCGCTGCTGCTCGTCGCCACCTTGCTCGCCGCAGCACTGTTCGACCTGCCTGCGGACACGCTACGCACCCTCCTGCTCGGGCTGCTGGCAGGCACCCCGGGGCTGGCGGCCATCGGCCTCATCATTGCTTCCCTGACGGCGACGGTGCGCGGAGGCGCAGCGCTCGGGGGATTGCTGCTGATCCCGCTCGCAGTGCCGATCCTGATCTTCGGCGCCGGCGCGCTTGCCCGGCCCGATAGCGCCGGTCTCGCGCTCTGCGCCGCGATTAGTCTGGCGCTGTGCGCAGTCGCACCATTTGCCGGGGGAGCGGCGGTGCGGGCCGCGCGGGAGAATTAGATATGCTTCGGTTTCCCAGACCAAACGAAGCCAAATCAATCGACAGGGGTGACGGCAAGCTTATCGTGATCGTCGAGCGGCCTGACGGCTTGTTCTCGGCCTCTATCGACCGCGTTGGTTTCGACGAAGAGCAGGAAGCACACTACTGGGCGGTCAGCATGGAACCCGAGCGCGGTCTCTTCGGATCAATCGAGGAAGCCGAGCGGGAGTTCGGTTGAGCTATTCGTAAGGAGGCTTGTCGCGGCCAGTCGGACTGAGGGTGAAAATCTCGCACCCCTCTTCCGTCACGCCGATCGAGTGCTCGAATTGCGCCGACAGGCTCTTGTCGCGGGTAACCGCGGTCCATCCGTCACTGAGCATCTTAACCCACGGTCGGCCGAGGTTGATCATCGGCTCGATGGTGAGGAACATGCCCGGCCGAAGTTCCGGCCCGGTGCCGGCCTTGGCGGCATGGACTACCTCCGGCGCGTCGTGGAAGAGCCGGCCCAGGCCGTGGCCGCAGAACTCGCGCACCACGCCGTACCGATGCGCCTCGGCATGGGCCTGGATCGCCGCGCCGATATCTCCGAGCCTGGCGCCCGGCTTCACCTGCTCAATGCCGAGCATGAGGCATTCGTAGGTCACGTCGACCAGCCGCCGCGCTTTCAAGGGCACGTCGCCGACGAGGTACATCCGGCTGCTGTCACCGTGCCAGCCGTCGAGCAGAGGGGTCACGTCGATGTTGACGATATCCCCTTCTTTCAATGCCTTGTCGCCGGGAATCCCGTGACAGACGACGTGGTTGATCGAGATGCAGCAGCTGTGCGTATAGCCGCGGTAGCCGAACGTGGCCGGCACCGCGCCGCCATCGAGCGTCATCTGCCGCACCACGTCGTCGAGTTCCCCGGTGGTCACCCCAGGCTGGACCATCGGC
It encodes the following:
- the ccmA gene encoding heme ABC exporter ATP-binding protein CcmA, whose translation is MTPRLTVQDLACRRGDRLLFRGLSFSLEPGAALHVRGANGTGKSSLLRILAGLLRPFAGTVEAKGRIALLGGELPLDEHLPLEKALAFWNAIDGGGFGPERLATLGLEGLRDVPVRFLSTGQRKRAAYAVSIPAGTPIWLLDEPLNGLDGHAAGVLTDEIERHRDAGGIVVAASHQPLPLGKLHAVELADYAA
- a CDS encoding 4a-hydroxytetrahydrobiopterin dehydratase, with amino-acid sequence MAIAELTPAERDAALADLGEWTLAREGKAIERTFAFADFSEAFAFMTRVALLAESQDHHPEWSNVYNRVEIALTTHDAGGLSQRDASMARAIDALL
- a CDS encoding heme exporter protein CcmB, whose product is MSVAYALLRRDLALAFGGGRGGPWLPVLFFVAVAILFPFAVGPDAPLLARTGGGVLWIAALLAAILPIDRLVAPDIGSGMLDQLTLRGIAEELVLAVRLLAHWLSFGPLLLVATLLAAALFDLPADTLRTLLLGLLAGTPGLAAIGLIIASLTATVRGGAALGGLLLIPLAVPILIFGAGALARPDSAGLALCAAISLALCAVAPFAGGAAVRAAREN
- a CDS encoding S9 family peptidase → MFVRHAILTSASLLAVAALAGCATTQGATMPATTPQSVATSSFAATPLIPREAIFGNPTKSAGRLSPDGKWLGWLAPSNGVMNIWLAPASDPGAAKAMTSSTDRPIRQYFWSPDSRRLLYIQDKGGDENFLLYGVDIATGAETTLTPFEKSRVMLVGSSTKQRDKLLIGLNNRDPRFYDVHLLDLSTGKLTEVMRNDGYASFLADDTLALRMAIRPNAAGGMDYFEIRNGKVADKPIASTALEDSLTTSPAGYTADGKTLYWIDSRGRNTAALIAIDTETGKSTVLAENPRADIGGALSNPLTGKVEAYSVEYLKTDWTALDPNVKASLDWLDSKLEGEFSVTSRTDDDARWIVANDPLTSPAKTWLFDRTANTLTELYTARPELVGAPLQPMHPLEIPSRDGKTLVSYLTLPPGSDANADGIPDAPVPMVLMVHGGPWGRDSYGFNAYHQWLANRGYAVMSVNFRGSTGLGKDFISAGDLQWGRAMQTDLDDAMDWAVSRGIAVKDKVAIMGGSYGGYATLAGLTFTPERYACGVDIVGPSNLETLLKTIPPYWAPIIAQFHQRMGDPGTEEGRAMLKERSPLYSAGKIVRPLLIGQGANDPRVNQAESDQIVAAMKEKGIPVTYVLFPDEGHGFAKPANNIAFNAVAENFLATCLGGRAEPVGDTLAKSTAKIVEGAEFVKGLGAGQ
- the map gene encoding type I methionyl aminopeptidase yields the protein MNQYQTVTGDETLLRDGTIKLHGPAGFEGMRKAGRLAAEILDALAPMVQPGVTTGELDDVVRQMTLDGGAVPATFGYRGYTHSCCISINHVVCHGIPGDKALKEGDIVNIDVTPLLDGWHGDSSRMYLVGDVPLKARRLVDVTYECLMLGIEQVKPGARLGDIGAAIQAHAEAHRYGVVREFCGHGLGRLFHDAPEVVHAAKAGTGPELRPGMFLTIEPMINLGRPWVKMLSDGWTAVTRDKSLSAQFEHSIGVTEEGCEIFTLSPTGRDKPPYE
- a CDS encoding SDR family oxidoreductase; the encoded protein is MSERKAIFITGGGSGIGRAIAEYFSGRGWFVGLGDIDAAGMKETQARTGTGMSYAHKFDVRDRTAWDEALDAFSKASGGRIDVVANNAGIPLGGSLSENSVEEIERCLDINLKGVLFGAQASLPHLKKTAPGSCLLNTASAAGIYGTGGASVYSATKFGVRGITEALDAEWAEFGIKVRDLMPGFIDTPLLEHAPNQGSNEAIRTRVQAAGLEITPPLAVAQAAWDAVHGDKLHTLVGKTARRLAFGARWMPGKVRQQARSQSRPLGQ